Genomic window (Armatimonadota bacterium):
GAGCGAGGAGTTCGTCCGCGCGCGCTACCGGATCCCGGTGCACTTCGTGGTGCAGAGAGAGGCGCTTGGCAACGGGCACGCGATCTACGTGGCGCGGCAGCACCTGGACGGCGAGGGTGTCCTGATCATCATGGGCGACACCATTATCAAGGCCGACCTTCCCTGCGTGCTGGCGCTCGAGGAATCCGCCATAGGCGTGCGCGAGGTTGCAGACGCGCGGCGCTTTGGGGTGGTGGAGGTCTCAGACGGCCACGTGCGTCGCCTGGTCGAGAAGCCCGAGGTGCCGCAGAGCAACCTGGCCGTTGTGGGCGTCTACCTGATTCGGAATCCGCTGCTGCTCGCCGGGTGCCTCGAGCGGCTCATCAACGAGGGGCGGACTGTGCGCGGCGAGTACTGGCTGGCCGACGCGCTGCAGATGATGGTCGAGGCCGGCGAGCGCATGCGCACCTTCCACATCACCGGCTGGTACGACTGCGGCACGTCCGAGGCGCTGCTGGAGGCGAACCGAGAGCTGCTCAGCAGCGAGCTGCTGCCGGCCTATGTGCCCGACGGTTCGGTCGTGCTGCCCCCGTCGTACGTGGATCCTTCGGCCCGGATCGAGGGATCCGTGATAGGCCCGTACGCCTCGGTGGCCGAGGGCGCGCGCGTTTCGCATTCGGTCATAAGGGACAGCATCGTGAACGCCGACGCCACGCTGGACGG
Coding sequences:
- a CDS encoding nucleotidyl transferase, with product SEEFVRARYRIPVHFVVQREALGNGHAIYVARQHLDGEGVLIIMGDTIIKADLPCVLALEESAIGVREVADARRFGVVEVSDGHVRRLVEKPEVPQSNLAVVGVYLIRNPLLLAGCLERLINEGRTVRGEYWLADALQMMVEAGERMRTFHITGWYDCGTSEALLEANRELLSSELLPAYVPDGSVVLPPSYVDPSARIEGSVIGPYASVAEGARVSHSVIRDSIVNADATLDGVLLEHSIIGEHASVVGRPARINLGDSSEVELG